One genomic region from Microcystis panniformis FACHB-1757 encodes:
- a CDS encoding MBOAT family O-acyltransferase: MNYSDFIFWWILILFSVPFLTARYLAKSFNLWRGVFDGVGLAALSLILFYYASRTSFLVFVVSLAFNYIMVWLVLKMSGWKANLLATIVIVIDILVLAYFKYFGFFVEEIIGLFVSLPPNWKELSPIPVPSQIPPGVSFYTFQMVAFVVDSLREKKKKPLAVLDYVNFISFFPQIVAGPIERRRDLLPQMEGFRLKFTGENFEKGLRWLSLGLFMKFVLADNIAPYIELDKMIDNAWYIWFEAFLFTLRIYFDFGGYSFIAVGLAYFVGIRLELNFLAPYTSQSINEFWRRWHITLSTWFRDYVFLPLMGSNKNWAPFYLFITFTLSGFWHGAAWNFIFWGAYHGALLLLLRYLGRPFYAFVGKYVSQPQIVSWALTQLAVIFGCLFFMEINTRRLIGKMLVIANPFNYSLANIGEIFSSYTLNQGAVLSVALVLGIIVLILEHLAIAQKKFEYELLLSPWLSKILLGLTILLASTNTGDFIYFEF; this comes from the coding sequence TTGAATTACTCTGATTTTATATTTTGGTGGATATTAATCCTTTTTAGCGTTCCTTTCCTAACGGCGCGCTACCTGGCGAAGTCCTTCAATCTCTGGCGAGGTGTTTTTGATGGAGTCGGATTAGCGGCGCTGTCCCTAATCCTATTTTATTACGCCAGTCGCACCAGTTTCCTCGTTTTCGTCGTCTCCCTAGCCTTTAACTACATTATGGTCTGGCTAGTGCTGAAAATGAGCGGCTGGAAGGCGAATCTCCTGGCCACTATCGTTATCGTCATCGATATTCTCGTCCTCGCCTACTTCAAGTATTTCGGCTTTTTTGTCGAGGAAATCATCGGATTATTCGTTTCTCTCCCCCCTAACTGGAAGGAACTTTCCCCAATTCCCGTGCCTAGCCAAATACCGCCGGGGGTATCCTTCTATACCTTCCAGATGGTGGCTTTCGTGGTGGACTCCCTACGGGAAAAGAAAAAGAAACCCCTAGCCGTCCTCGATTATGTCAATTTTATCTCCTTTTTCCCCCAGATTGTCGCAGGTCCGATCGAGCGTCGCCGGGATTTATTACCACAAATGGAGGGATTTCGCCTCAAATTTACAGGAGAAAACTTCGAGAAGGGGTTGCGTTGGCTTTCTCTCGGTTTATTTATGAAATTTGTCCTCGCCGATAACATTGCGCCCTACATCGAATTAGATAAGATGATCGATAATGCTTGGTATATCTGGTTTGAGGCCTTTTTATTCACCCTGAGAATCTATTTTGACTTCGGCGGTTATAGCTTTATTGCTGTTGGTTTAGCCTATTTTGTTGGCATTAGATTGGAATTAAACTTTTTAGCTCCCTACACATCCCAAAGTATTAACGAATTTTGGCGACGTTGGCATATTACCCTTAGCACTTGGTTTCGAGATTATGTGTTTTTACCCCTGATGGGTTCCAATAAAAATTGGGCGCCTTTTTACCTATTTATCACCTTTACTCTCTCTGGTTTCTGGCACGGTGCGGCTTGGAATTTCATCTTTTGGGGTGCCTACCACGGGGCATTATTATTATTACTGCGTTATCTAGGCCGACCTTTCTATGCTTTCGTCGGAAAATACGTTTCTCAGCCGCAAATTGTCTCCTGGGCTTTAACGCAATTGGCTGTCATTTTTGGTTGTCTCTTTTTCATGGAGATTAACACCAGAAGATTAATCGGCAAAATGCTGGTTATTGCCAATCCTTTCAATTATTCCTTAGCTAATATCGGGGAGATTTTTAGTTCCTATACTCTCAATCAAGGAGCAGTTTTAAGCGTCGCTTTAGTTCTTGGTATCATTGTTTTAATCCTCGAACATCTGGCTATTGCCCAGAAAAAGTTTGAATATGAACTATTACTATCGCCTTGGCTGTCTAAAATATTGCTAGGTTTAACTATTCTCCTAGCTTCCACTAATACCGGTGACTTTATTTACTTTGAATTCTGA
- a CDS encoding type II toxin-antitoxin system PemK/MazF family toxin produces MISADLFNQGTSGLVVVLPVTSKDKGIPFHIKVEPPEGGVKMPSFIKCEDVRSISVERLEKRWGTVSSETLALVEDRLRILMGLY; encoded by the coding sequence GTGATTTCAGCAGACCTGTTTAATCAGGGTACATCTGGCTTAGTTGTTGTTTTGCCAGTAACTTCTAAAGACAAAGGAATCCCTTTTCACATAAAAGTGGAACCTCCAGAGGGAGGAGTGAAAATGCCAAGTTTTATCAAGTGCGAGGACGTAAGATCAATCTCAGTAGAACGACTTGAGAAGCGATGGGGAACTGTATCCTCAGAAACCCTGGCATTGGTTGAAGACAGACTGAGAATCTTAATGGGACTGTATTGA
- the galE gene encoding UDP-glucose 4-epimerase GalE, translating into MSQVKPTILVTGGAGYIGSHAVLALKNAGYSVIVLDNLSYGHAEIIKDVLKVELIVGDTRDRSLLDNLFASRDIAAVMHFAAFIAVGESVQEPAIYYQNNVSGSLTLLQAMIAADVKKFVFSSTCAIYGMPKEIPMTENHPHHPLSPYAASKEMVEQILRDFDAAYGLKSVAFRYFNASGADPSGLLGEDHQPETHLIPLALLTALKKRDSLSIFGTDYDTPDGTAVRDYIHVNDLAQAHVLGLEYLLNGGESNVFNLGNGNGFSVREVIETARAVTGLDIPVIESPRRAGDAPILIGSSDKAKQVLGWHPQYADLKVIVEHAWNWHQKRHD; encoded by the coding sequence GTGTCTCAAGTTAAACCTACCATTCTCGTCACTGGCGGTGCGGGTTATATTGGTTCCCATGCAGTTCTAGCGCTCAAAAATGCCGGTTATTCCGTCATCGTACTCGATAACTTATCCTACGGTCACGCCGAAATTATTAAGGATGTGTTAAAAGTTGAGTTAATTGTCGGTGATACTAGGGATCGATCGCTGCTGGATAATTTATTTGCTAGTCGTGATATTGCCGCCGTCATGCACTTTGCCGCTTTTATTGCCGTGGGGGAATCGGTACAAGAACCGGCTATTTACTATCAAAATAATGTTAGTGGTAGTCTGACTCTTTTGCAAGCGATGATCGCCGCCGATGTGAAGAAATTTGTTTTTTCTTCCACCTGTGCTATTTATGGAATGCCCAAGGAAATTCCGATGACGGAAAATCACCCCCATCATCCCCTCAGTCCCTACGCTGCCAGTAAGGAAATGGTGGAACAAATTCTTAGGGATTTTGATGCGGCCTACGGTTTAAAATCGGTGGCTTTCCGTTATTTTAATGCTTCAGGAGCCGACCCCAGTGGTTTATTAGGGGAAGATCACCAACCAGAAACCCATTTAATTCCCCTGGCTTTATTAACTGCCCTGAAAAAACGGGATTCCCTGTCAATTTTCGGCACGGATTATGATACTCCCGATGGTACTGCTGTTCGGGATTATATCCATGTCAATGATTTAGCCCAAGCTCACGTTTTAGGCTTAGAATATCTCTTAAATGGGGGCGAAAGTAATGTGTTTAATTTGGGCAATGGTAACGGTTTTTCCGTGCGTGAAGTGATTGAAACAGCGCGAGCGGTAACTGGTTTAGATATTCCCGTCATCGAAAGTCCCAGAAGGGCAGGTGATGCCCCCATTTTAATCGGGAGTAGTGATAAAGCTAAACAGGTTCTCGGTTGGCATCCCCAATATGCCGATCTCAAGGTAATAGTTGAACACGCTTGGAATTGGCATCAAAAAAGACACGATTAA
- the vapC gene encoding type II toxin-antitoxin system VapC family toxin — translation MLLIDTSVWISVFRDRSGQVRQQLETLIANREILLTRFTQLELLQGSLNEQEWTILSTYLEVQDYVELSPSSWQAAARIYYDLRRQGLTVRSPIDCCIAQAALENDLLLIHNDRDFETIAQVRSLQNLRFQP, via the coding sequence ATGTTGCTGATTGACACATCTGTGTGGATCAGCGTCTTCCGCGATCGCAGTGGTCAAGTTCGCCAGCAACTGGAAACGTTAATTGCAAATCGTGAGATTTTACTCACCCGCTTTACCCAGCTTGAACTGCTTCAAGGGAGCTTAAACGAGCAAGAGTGGACAATCCTCTCTACTTACCTCGAAGTGCAGGATTATGTTGAACTCAGTCCTTCTTCCTGGCAAGCGGCTGCACGTATTTACTATGATCTGCGTCGTCAAGGATTGACTGTTCGCAGCCCAATTGATTGCTGTATTGCTCAAGCGGCACTGGAAAATGATCTGCTTCTGATTCACAACGACCGTGATTTTGAAACCATTGCTCAAGTGCGATCTCTTCAAAATCTCCGTTTTCAGCCCTAG
- a CDS encoding type II toxin-antitoxin system VapB family antitoxin, with product MQITLNLDESLLKEAFQLTNLTTQEELMNLALQEFVKSRRKKNLLDLAGQIQFAPDFDYKALRETRHVAD from the coding sequence ATGCAAATTACCCTCAACCTTGATGAATCGCTTCTCAAGGAAGCCTTTCAACTGACTAACCTCACCACCCAAGAGGAACTAATGAATCTTGCTCTACAAGAATTCGTAAAATCCCGCCGTAAGAAAAACCTTCTCGACCTTGCCGGACAAATTCAATTTGCTCCAGATTTTGATTATAAAGCCCTACGTGAAACTCGTCATGTTGCTGATTGA
- the purH gene encoding bifunctional phosphoribosylaminoimidazolecarboxamide formyltransferase/IMP cyclohydrolase produces the protein MGRLALISVTDKTGIVDFARQLTEEFDFEIISSGGTAKTLQSEGIPVIKVGEYTGSPEILGGRVKTLHPRIHGGILARRDWQSDLAEMEANQIRPFDLVVVNLYPFEQTIANPDVTTAQAIEQIDIGGPAMLRASAKNFAHLTVISNPKYYEQYLSQLRQNNGEISLEFRQKMAGETFALTNAYDGAIASYFASLNGETTRFNLAGNALQTLRYGENPHQSATWYGSGTMAQGWGKATLLQGKELSYNNLVDLEAARRLIVEFGREEPAAAILKHTNPCGVAIGGSLVEAYAKAFHADAISAFGGIVALNQAIDEATAKELTKTFLECVVAPDCSPEARDILAKKSKVRILLLPDLSRGEKQTVKVIAGGFLVQAADDVVETPDEWRVVTEKQPTPAQLAELLFAWKVSKHVKSNAIVVTKNQTTLGVGAGQMNRVGSVKIALEQAGEAAKGGYLASDGFFPFDDSVRTAAQFGIEAIVQPGGSLKDQDSINAANELGLIMVLTGIRHFLH, from the coding sequence ATGGGACGTTTAGCGCTGATCAGCGTGACTGACAAAACCGGAATAGTTGACTTTGCCCGTCAGCTAACAGAAGAATTTGATTTTGAAATTATTAGCAGTGGAGGAACCGCCAAAACGCTCCAATCGGAGGGAATTCCCGTGATTAAAGTGGGAGAATATACAGGATCTCCTGAAATCTTGGGCGGAAGGGTGAAAACTCTCCATCCTCGCATCCATGGCGGTATTTTGGCTAGACGGGATTGGCAGTCAGATTTAGCGGAAATGGAGGCTAATCAAATTCGTCCTTTTGATTTGGTGGTGGTTAATCTCTATCCCTTTGAACAGACGATCGCTAATCCTGATGTTACCACCGCTCAGGCGATCGAACAAATCGATATTGGCGGTCCGGCGATGTTACGCGCCTCGGCTAAAAATTTCGCCCATTTGACTGTCATCAGTAACCCGAAGTATTACGAGCAGTATTTAAGCCAATTACGGCAAAATAACGGCGAAATCTCCCTGGAATTCCGTCAAAAAATGGCGGGGGAAACCTTCGCTTTAACCAATGCCTACGATGGAGCGATCGCATCCTATTTCGCCAGCTTAAACGGGGAAACGACGCGCTTTAATTTGGCGGGAAATGCCCTGCAAACCCTGCGTTACGGCGAAAATCCCCACCAAAGCGCCACTTGGTATGGTAGCGGTACAATGGCTCAAGGTTGGGGAAAAGCGACCTTATTACAGGGAAAAGAACTAAGTTATAACAATTTAGTCGATTTAGAAGCAGCCCGCCGTTTAATCGTCGAATTCGGCAGGGAAGAACCGGCCGCCGCTATCTTGAAACACACTAATCCCTGTGGAGTGGCGATCGGTGGTAGCTTAGTGGAAGCTTATGCTAAAGCTTTTCATGCCGATGCTATCTCGGCTTTTGGGGGTATTGTTGCCCTAAATCAAGCCATAGATGAAGCAACCGCTAAAGAATTAACGAAAACCTTCCTAGAATGCGTGGTTGCCCCCGATTGTAGCCCTGAAGCCCGGGATATCCTCGCTAAAAAGTCAAAAGTGCGGATTTTATTGCTGCCGGATTTAAGCAGGGGAGAAAAACAAACAGTAAAAGTTATCGCTGGCGGTTTTCTAGTACAAGCGGCCGATGACGTGGTAGAAACCCCGGATGAGTGGCGAGTGGTGACAGAAAAACAACCTACCCCCGCACAATTAGCGGAATTACTGTTTGCTTGGAAAGTATCTAAGCACGTTAAATCTAACGCTATTGTGGTGACAAAAAATCAAACTACTTTAGGCGTTGGTGCGGGACAAATGAATCGCGTTGGTTCGGTAAAAATTGCCCTTGAACAAGCAGGGGAAGCTGCTAAAGGTGGCTATTTAGCTAGTGATGGCTTTTTCCCCTTTGATGATTCTGTTCGCACGGCGGCCCAGTTTGGTATCGAGGCAATTGTTCAACCCGGAGGTTCTTTAAAAGATCAGGATTCGATTAATGCCGCTAATGAGTTAGGTTTAATTATGGTCTTAACAGGCATTCGTCATTTCTTGCATTAA
- the pap gene encoding polyphosphate:AMP phosphotransferase, with translation MLSPLDLSLSLDKETYQSQIKDLMQQLRSLQKSCWECKLPVVVVLEGWAAAGKGTLVKKMVNYMDPRGFTVHPILTPSLQEESYPFLWRFWQKLPAKGSIGIFYHSWYTHLLEDRLLNKLPSSQIPLVMRDINTFERQLSDDRVAIAKFWIHLSQKELKSRIREYAENELESWRVRPEDWQQAKRYDEYASLAEEMITYTSTGAAPWTLVEGNCQRWARVKVLSQLVGTIAQALDQRQLPIEPPVNLPPQAQLLPTEPDYLGRVDLSAKLEKEDYKIRLRQAQVELRKLQLEIFQANIPVLVLFEGWDAAGKGGAIKRLTDTLDPRSYQVIAFAAPTEEEHRYHYLWRFWRKLPAAKTIGIFDRSWYGRVLVERVEGFAKDMDWRRAYQEINEFEAQLTHSGCVLVKFWLHISPEEQLNRFNERQNNPYRQHKLTDEDWRNREKQPLYHVAVNHMVARTSTPVAPWTIVAANDKYFARVKVIETVIAAIETGLKQRG, from the coding sequence ATGTTAAGTCCCCTCGATCTATCTCTTTCCCTTGACAAAGAAACTTATCAATCACAAATTAAAGATTTAATGCAACAACTGCGATCGCTACAGAAGTCCTGTTGGGAATGTAAATTACCCGTGGTGGTGGTTTTGGAAGGTTGGGCGGCGGCAGGCAAGGGAACTTTAGTCAAAAAAATGGTTAACTATATGGATCCTCGCGGTTTTACCGTCCATCCAATTTTAACCCCTTCCCTCCAAGAGGAAAGTTACCCGTTTTTATGGCGATTTTGGCAAAAACTGCCAGCAAAAGGCAGTATCGGCATTTTTTATCACAGTTGGTACACCCATCTACTAGAGGATCGACTCTTAAATAAATTGCCCTCCTCCCAGATTCCCCTAGTCATGCGCGATATCAACACCTTTGAGCGACAATTATCTGATGATCGGGTCGCAATCGCTAAATTCTGGATTCACCTCAGTCAAAAGGAATTAAAGTCACGCATCAGAGAATACGCCGAAAATGAACTAGAATCTTGGCGCGTGCGTCCGGAAGATTGGCAACAGGCCAAACGTTATGATGAGTATGCCAGTTTAGCCGAGGAAATGATTACCTACACTAGCACGGGGGCCGCCCCTTGGACATTGGTGGAGGGCAACTGTCAACGTTGGGCCCGGGTAAAAGTTCTCTCCCAATTAGTCGGTACGATCGCTCAAGCTTTGGATCAGCGGCAATTACCGATCGAACCCCCTGTCAATCTACCACCTCAAGCCCAATTACTGCCCACGGAACCCGATTATCTGGGGAGAGTGGACTTAAGTGCCAAATTGGAAAAAGAAGACTATAAAATCCGTTTGCGTCAGGCACAGGTAGAATTAAGAAAACTGCAATTAGAGATTTTTCAGGCAAATATCCCCGTTTTAGTCCTCTTTGAAGGGTGGGATGCCGCCGGTAAGGGAGGGGCGATCAAACGCTTAACCGATACCCTCGATCCTCGCAGTTATCAAGTGATTGCCTTTGCTGCCCCGACGGAGGAAGAACATCGCTATCATTACCTCTGGCGCTTCTGGCGGAAATTGCCCGCAGCCAAAACTATCGGTATATTCGATCGCAGTTGGTATGGACGGGTTTTGGTGGAGAGAGTGGAAGGATTCGCTAAAGATATGGATTGGCGACGGGCATATCAAGAAATTAACGAATTTGAGGCCCAATTAACCCATTCAGGCTGTGTTTTAGTCAAATTCTGGTTACATATTAGCCCCGAAGAACAGTTAAATCGCTTCAACGAGCGCCAAAATAACCCCTATCGTCAACATAAACTCACCGATGAAGATTGGCGCAATCGGGAAAAACAGCCCCTCTACCATGTGGCAGTTAATCACATGGTAGCCCGCACTAGCACCCCCGTCGCCCCCTGGACGATTGTAGCGGCAAATGATAAGTATTTCGCCCGCGTTAAAGTCATAGAAACAGTAATTGCCGCTATTGAAACCGGTTTGAAACAACGGGGATAG
- a CDS encoding ISL3 family transposase, giving the protein MWINFDQLLDLPNVTVVNYQKIAQTIFLKLALLNETIECPNCHQTLDRINQTEYNLVRDLSILGNPVYLEVPRRQFHCQKCQKYISERLSFMRLRQHHTIRYESMIYERVKNCSIEEISREEGLGWSEVELIFNHCAKELEKEEWEAPERISLDEFSNLKGHKDFITTVVDMDKKILLDVIKGHKQEELMEALKAQPDAVREKVKEVSVDMWSGFTAVIKELFPNAKIIYDRFHVMAIINDELNKLRKLMGVHEKGLPHLLWKNKEDLKDEQKQQLEVILKEHPCLGIAGEMKEEIRQIYQSSRTFRGAERKLEKWIRIGGILYESSARMIQKHLPGICNYFENQTTNGLIEGMNTKIKLIKRMSYGFTNFEHLRLKLFACFNS; this is encoded by the coding sequence ATGTGGATAAATTTTGATCAACTCCTCGATTTACCAAATGTAACAGTGGTCAATTATCAAAAAATTGCTCAGACAATTTTCCTAAAGCTTGCTCTTTTAAATGAAACAATTGAATGTCCGAATTGCCATCAAACCTTAGACAGAATCAATCAGACAGAGTATAATCTAGTCAGAGACTTGTCAATATTAGGTAATCCAGTATATTTAGAAGTACCACGCCGTCAGTTTCATTGTCAAAAGTGCCAAAAGTATATCAGCGAAAGACTGAGTTTTATGAGATTAAGACAGCATCATACAATTCGCTATGAATCGATGATTTATGAGAGAGTAAAAAATTGTAGCATCGAAGAAATAAGTCGAGAAGAAGGGTTAGGATGGTCAGAAGTTGAGTTAATATTTAATCACTGTGCTAAAGAACTAGAAAAGGAAGAGTGGGAAGCACCAGAACGAATAAGCTTAGATGAATTTAGTAACTTAAAAGGACATAAAGATTTCATCACAACGGTCGTAGATATGGACAAGAAAATTTTACTAGATGTGATTAAAGGACATAAGCAAGAAGAATTAATGGAAGCCTTAAAAGCACAGCCAGACGCAGTTCGGGAGAAAGTGAAAGAAGTGAGCGTCGATATGTGGTCAGGATTTACAGCAGTGATCAAGGAATTATTTCCCAATGCTAAAATCATCTATGACCGTTTTCATGTAATGGCTATCATCAATGACGAGCTTAATAAATTGAGAAAGTTAATGGGGGTGCATGAAAAAGGATTACCTCATTTATTATGGAAGAATAAAGAGGACTTAAAGGACGAGCAAAAACAACAACTAGAAGTTATTCTGAAAGAACATCCATGCTTAGGAATAGCCGGGGAAATGAAAGAAGAAATTAGACAAATTTATCAAAGTAGTAGAACGTTCAGAGGTGCTGAGAGAAAATTGGAAAAATGGATAAGAATAGGCGGGATATTATATGAAAGTAGTGCCAGGATGATCCAGAAGCATTTGCCAGGTATTTGTAATTACTTTGAAAATCAGACAACCAACGGATTAATTGAGGGAATGAATACCAAAATAAAGCTTATTAAAAGAATGAGTTATGGATTTACCAATTTTGAACATCTTCGACTTAAGCTGTTTGCTTGCTTTAATTCATAA
- a CDS encoding type II toxin-antitoxin system RelE family toxin → MKSCTTARFREMFANLPKPIQEQTRKAYRQFKEDPSYPSLRFKKVHPKLPIYSARINRDYRAVGQLEDDTVIWFWVGSHAEYDMLLEQL, encoded by the coding sequence GTGAAGTCTTGTACCACTGCTCGTTTTCGGGAGATGTTTGCAAATCTTCCAAAACCGATTCAAGAGCAGACCCGTAAAGCGTATCGGCAATTCAAAGAAGACCCAAGCTATCCCAGCTTGCGATTCAAGAAAGTCCATCCAAAGCTGCCCATCTATTCTGCACGCATCAATAGGGATTATCGTGCTGTCGGTCAATTAGAGGATGATACGGTGATTTGGTTCTGGGTTGGTTCCCATGCAGAGTACGATATGCTGCTGGAGCAATTGTAG
- a CDS encoding FkbM family methyltransferase produces MLYQKLLDAHKRYRQFKTYPHIADQYWSSQLAEHNINPNYVAYDAKSGQLFYKPLGISLSKNKQDFLLGSKVCNKAGALKALADCKFYIDGQQELIIDIDGVKLIIETGQDLDIAHEIFLLGVYNFLYDKPCVAIDIGMNTGFASLFFANRANVKAVYSYEPFKATYDQALRNFALNPNLAEKIKAFDYGVGARDEIIQVEYDYKVKGSVGISGIDNQLKPFASKQTATADLILKPFTDVFKGITSDYPDIDIVAKIDCEGSEYEILDSLAATGQLGQIKIIMMEWHKKGPDALVKHLQEFGFIIFSRMPRSKNVGTLYAIKP; encoded by the coding sequence ATGCTTTATCAAAAACTGTTAGATGCTCATAAACGCTATCGACAATTTAAGACTTATCCCCATATTGCCGATCAATATTGGTCTAGTCAGTTGGCAGAGCATAATATTAATCCTAATTATGTGGCATATGATGCTAAATCTGGTCAACTTTTTTACAAACCCTTAGGGATCAGTTTAAGCAAAAATAAGCAGGATTTCCTCTTGGGTAGTAAAGTTTGTAACAAAGCTGGCGCCTTAAAGGCTCTGGCTGATTGTAAATTTTATATCGATGGGCAACAGGAATTAATTATCGATATCGATGGAGTTAAGTTAATTATCGAGACGGGACAGGATTTAGATATCGCCCATGAAATTTTCCTTTTAGGTGTATATAATTTCCTCTATGACAAGCCCTGTGTAGCGATCGATATTGGCATGAATACGGGTTTTGCTAGTCTCTTTTTTGCCAATCGAGCTAATGTGAAAGCTGTCTATAGTTACGAACCTTTTAAGGCTACCTACGACCAAGCTTTAAGAAATTTTGCCCTCAATCCTAATCTAGCGGAGAAGATTAAAGCTTTTGATTATGGAGTCGGCGCTCGGGATGAAATTATTCAAGTCGAATACGATTACAAGGTTAAAGGTAGTGTTGGTATTTCTGGTATTGACAACCAATTAAAACCTTTTGCCTCGAAACAAACAGCTACAGCCGATTTAATTCTTAAACCTTTCACCGATGTGTTTAAAGGTATTACCTCTGATTATCCCGACATCGATATAGTTGCCAAGATTGATTGTGAAGGTTCCGAATACGAAATCCTCGATTCTTTAGCGGCAACCGGTCAATTAGGACAGATTAAAATTATCATGATGGAATGGCATAAAAAGGGTCCCGATGCTTTAGTCAAACATCTGCAAGAATTCGGTTTTATCATCTTCTCCCGGATGCCTCGCAGTAAAAATGTGGGTACTTTGTACGCAATTAAACCCTAA
- a CDS encoding NAD(P)/FAD-dependent oxidoreductase, with protein sequence MNKPITKICILGGGFGGLYTALDLSRLTAVKSGQWQITLVEPKDHFLFTPLLYELITGELQRWEIAPSYRQLLTGTQVNLKTQKARNIDLNNHQVYLENEEILDYDYLVLAVGVRNRWPAIPGLADYGLTFRSLEDVEKLQTAIHDLETQGKSSIDLAIIGGGPNGVELACKVADRLGKKGKVHLVERNEEILQNFPKSVRIASCRSLLAKNVSLYLNTGLKEVAANSITVFKDNKNEVIPIDLLLWTAGTQAQDWINNLDCQKTAQGKLLTRSSLQLIDYPEVFALGDIAEIYPSKQVIPATAQAAYQAASVVAKNISAVIRKKSLKPYYYLHLGDMLTLGKQSALVSSFGLNITGRLADIMRRFVYILRLPSKRHQLKVFQHWAKKILLRPRYSQVLSNTKSVEYRLHIRRGKRQKGE encoded by the coding sequence ATGAATAAACCAATAACTAAGATTTGCATTCTGGGGGGTGGTTTTGGAGGGTTATACACGGCGCTCGATCTGAGTCGATTAACAGCAGTAAAATCCGGTCAATGGCAAATAACTTTAGTCGAACCGAAAGACCATTTTCTCTTTACTCCCCTTCTCTATGAACTAATTACAGGAGAATTGCAACGCTGGGAAATTGCCCCTTCCTACCGTCAATTATTAACAGGAACTCAGGTTAATTTAAAAACTCAAAAAGCCCGTAATATTGACTTAAACAATCATCAAGTATATTTAGAAAATGAGGAAATTTTAGATTACGATTACCTCGTTTTAGCGGTGGGAGTGCGGAATCGTTGGCCGGCTATACCGGGGTTAGCCGATTATGGGCTAACTTTTCGGAGTTTAGAGGATGTAGAAAAATTACAAACGGCAATTCATGACTTAGAAACTCAAGGAAAATCCTCAATTGATTTAGCAATTATTGGCGGCGGTCCCAATGGGGTAGAATTAGCCTGTAAGGTGGCTGATCGTTTAGGAAAAAAAGGCAAAGTTCACCTAGTGGAAAGGAACGAGGAAATACTGCAAAACTTCCCTAAATCGGTGCGTATTGCTTCCTGTCGTTCCCTTTTAGCCAAGAATGTTAGTCTCTATCTAAACACAGGATTAAAGGAAGTTGCAGCTAATTCCATAACCGTATTTAAAGATAATAAAAATGAAGTTATCCCCATTGATTTATTATTGTGGACAGCAGGAACCCAAGCACAGGATTGGATCAATAATTTAGACTGTCAGAAAACAGCACAAGGCAAATTATTAACCCGTTCCAGTTTACAATTAATCGACTATCCCGAAGTTTTTGCCCTTGGGGATATAGCCGAAATTTATCCGAGTAAACAGGTAATTCCTGCCACAGCACAAGCAGCCTATCAAGCAGCCAGTGTAGTAGCCAAAAATATCTCGGCAGTGATCAGAAAAAAATCGCTCAAACCCTATTATTATCTGCATTTAGGTGATATGTTAACCCTGGGTAAACAATCAGCCCTTGTCTCCAGTTTTGGCCTTAATATTACTGGTAGATTAGCTGATATAATGCGTCGATTTGTCTATATTCTGCGTTTACCCAGCAAACGCCATCAATTGAAAGTGTTTCAACATTGGGCGAAAAAAATTCTTCTCCGACCCCGTTATTCACAGGTGTTATCTAATACTAAATCCGTTGAGTATAGGCTACATATTAGGAGAGGAAAAAGGCAAAAGGGAGAATAA